A portion of the Segatella copri DSM 18205 genome contains these proteins:
- a CDS encoding glycoside hydrolase family 88 protein, translating into MKKFFKTLLVALLLIPACAWADGWNDAEYQRIEQSIQLPNIKQATKKYVISAYGAKQNASAAQNQKAINKLIALVSKKGGGTIVIPKGTWRTGAIEMKSFVELNLEEGAVLQFAFEPKLYPLVRTAWEGLACWNYSPCIYAYKVSDIAITGKGTIDGGGNNDTWWQWNGNPYFGYKEGVTKEHQKMGSRARLQKMAENGVPFDERKFGMGQGLRPQLVNFVRSERILIKDVKMINSPFWVMHPLLCKDITVDGVTVWNEGPNGDGCDPEACENVLIQNCIFHTGDDCIAIKSGRNNDGRLWNKPSKNIIIRNCRMEDGHGGVVIGSEISGGCENVYAENCEMDSPHLERILRIKTNNCRGGLIQNIHMRKVTVGQCKEAVLKINLDYEPREACYRGFEPTVRNVSMEDVTCQKSNYGVLIIGGNKVENVYDIHVKNCKFDGVIKQPTKVTGKTRNVKFDNLIINGSLVLNKEDRPYQTYSEWLTHSEMQRVPQSYLLDFSKKPKWSYVMGIEMEGMLDTYLHYKGGKSTFKGADAEANNEAIINYLKEYPAKMIDEKGNITGYKYEDFNLDNVRTAKFILRMHNLFPSKSSELALKTLFKQLQNQPRTKEGVYWHKAIYANQVWLDGIFMGLPFYCNYAVQNLKPKKAKKILDDAVDQIVKTDLRTYDEKTQLWKHAWDETHSQFWANKEDGKSQHTWARALGWYVMAMTECLDAIPEDYARRGEIITLLNKAMKSVVKYQDKKTGVWYDVMDVKDPRNYLESTASSMFAYVLLKGYRKGYLGKEYQEAGIKAYEGILNNFIQVNPDKTISLTRCCAVSGLGPGPGPYVKKPNFKRDGSFDYYMSEPIRDNDAKGVGPFIWASLEMEMQGLNK; encoded by the coding sequence ATGAAGAAATTCTTTAAGACCTTACTCGTTGCTCTGCTTCTCATCCCAGCCTGCGCTTGGGCCGACGGATGGAACGATGCTGAATATCAGCGCATTGAACAGAGCATACAGTTGCCTAATATCAAGCAGGCAACCAAGAAGTATGTAATTTCTGCCTATGGAGCCAAGCAGAACGCTTCGGCTGCACAGAACCAGAAGGCAATCAACAAACTCATCGCCCTCGTCTCTAAGAAAGGTGGCGGTACCATCGTCATACCGAAGGGTACCTGGCGCACAGGAGCCATTGAGATGAAGAGCTTCGTAGAACTGAACCTCGAAGAAGGTGCCGTACTGCAGTTTGCCTTTGAGCCAAAACTCTATCCGCTAGTTCGCACCGCATGGGAAGGATTGGCATGCTGGAACTACTCTCCATGCATCTACGCCTACAAGGTTTCCGACATCGCCATTACCGGTAAAGGTACCATCGACGGAGGCGGCAACAATGATACATGGTGGCAGTGGAACGGCAATCCTTACTTCGGATACAAGGAGGGCGTAACCAAGGAACACCAGAAGATGGGCTCCCGCGCCAGACTGCAGAAAATGGCAGAAAACGGTGTGCCTTTCGATGAGCGCAAGTTCGGTATGGGACAGGGTCTCCGCCCTCAGCTCGTCAACTTCGTACGCTCTGAGCGCATTCTCATCAAGGACGTAAAGATGATCAATTCGCCTTTCTGGGTGATGCACCCTCTGCTCTGCAAGGACATCACGGTAGACGGCGTAACCGTTTGGAACGAAGGACCTAACGGAGACGGATGCGACCCTGAAGCATGCGAGAATGTACTCATTCAGAACTGTATCTTCCACACCGGCGACGACTGCATCGCCATCAAGAGCGGACGAAACAACGACGGTCGTCTTTGGAACAAACCATCTAAGAATATCATCATCCGCAACTGTCGCATGGAAGACGGACACGGTGGCGTAGTCATCGGTTCTGAGATTTCAGGCGGATGCGAGAATGTATACGCCGAGAACTGCGAGATGGACTCTCCTCATCTGGAGCGCATCCTCCGCATCAAGACCAACAACTGCCGCGGCGGACTCATCCAGAACATCCACATGCGCAAGGTTACCGTAGGACAGTGTAAGGAAGCCGTACTCAAAATCAACCTCGACTATGAGCCAAGAGAGGCTTGCTACCGCGGATTTGAACCTACCGTGCGCAACGTGAGCATGGAAGATGTTACCTGCCAGAAGAGCAACTACGGTGTGCTCATCATCGGTGGAAACAAAGTAGAAAACGTATACGACATCCATGTAAAAAACTGTAAGTTCGACGGTGTCATCAAGCAGCCTACCAAGGTTACCGGCAAGACAAGAAACGTGAAGTTCGACAACCTCATCATCAATGGTTCACTGGTTCTCAACAAGGAAGACCGTCCTTACCAGACCTACTCAGAGTGGCTCACCCACAGCGAGATGCAGCGCGTGCCTCAGTCTTACCTGCTCGACTTCAGCAAGAAGCCAAAGTGGAGCTACGTAATGGGCATTGAGATGGAAGGTATGCTCGACACCTACCTCCATTACAAAGGCGGAAAGAGCACCTTCAAGGGAGCTGATGCCGAAGCCAACAACGAGGCAATCATCAACTACCTGAAAGAATATCCTGCCAAGATGATTGACGAGAAGGGAAACATCACAGGCTACAAATATGAGGACTTCAACCTCGACAATGTGCGCACAGCGAAGTTCATCCTCCGCATGCACAACCTCTTCCCTAGCAAGAGCAGCGAACTGGCGCTGAAGACGCTCTTCAAGCAGCTGCAGAACCAGCCTCGCACCAAGGAAGGCGTTTACTGGCACAAGGCTATTTACGCCAACCAGGTATGGCTCGACGGCATCTTCATGGGTCTGCCTTTCTACTGCAACTACGCTGTACAGAACCTCAAGCCAAAGAAGGCGAAGAAGATTCTCGACGATGCGGTAGACCAGATTGTGAAGACCGACCTGCGTACCTACGATGAGAAGACCCAACTCTGGAAACATGCATGGGACGAGACCCACAGCCAGTTCTGGGCAAACAAGGAAGACGGAAAGAGCCAGCATACCTGGGCAAGAGCCCTCGGATGGTACGTCATGGCAATGACCGAATGCCTCGATGCCATTCCAGAAGATTATGCTCGCCGCGGCGAAATCATCACCTTATTAAATAAGGCAATGAAGAGCGTGGTGAAATATCAGGATAAGAAGACGGGGGTATGGTACGATGTAATGGACGTAAAGGATCCTCGCAACTACCTCGAGAGCACCGCTTCAAGCATGTTTGCCTATGTTCTCCTCAAGGGTTACCGCAAGGGATACCTCGGCAAGGAATATCAGGAAGCAGGTATCAAGGCTTATGAGGGAATCCTGAACAACTTCATCCAGGTAAATCCTGACAAGACCATCAGCCTTACCCGCTGCTGTGCTGTCAGCGGACTCGGTCCTGGCCCTGGTCCATACGTCAAGAAGCCAAACTTCAAGCGCGACGGCAGCTTCGACTATTACATGAGCGAGCCAATCCGCGACAATGATGCCAAGGGCGTAGGTCCTTTCATCTGGGCTAGTCTGGAAATGGAAATGCAGGGACTGAATAAGTAA
- a CDS encoding sigma-70 family RNA polymerase sigma factor, which translates to MRKLNNMTDEELALAYVGGDNRAFDLLLSRNEVKLFSYILFVVHDEDLANDIFQETFVKAISRLHAGQYSSSGKFISWLMRIAHNVIIDGYRSQCVFRMVEQGNGNDLSCLQGEDFQADCAEQEMVRKQVLRDVKKLVDFLPAPQREVVYMRFYQQMSFKDIAECTNVSINTSLGRMRYALLNLRKMAKEHNIYLNLD; encoded by the coding sequence ATGAGAAAACTCAATAATATGACAGACGAAGAGTTGGCCCTGGCTTATGTCGGGGGCGACAACAGAGCCTTTGACCTGTTGCTTTCACGCAACGAGGTGAAACTGTTCTCTTACATCCTTTTCGTGGTTCACGATGAGGATCTGGCGAATGATATCTTCCAGGAGACATTCGTGAAGGCAATCAGTCGTTTACATGCTGGCCAGTATTCCAGTTCGGGCAAATTTATTTCGTGGTTAATGCGCATAGCGCATAATGTCATCATCGACGGTTATCGCAGTCAGTGTGTGTTCCGCATGGTAGAACAGGGGAACGGTAATGATCTTTCCTGTCTGCAAGGCGAAGATTTTCAGGCAGACTGTGCTGAGCAGGAGATGGTACGCAAACAGGTGCTCCGTGATGTGAAGAAACTGGTAGACTTTCTGCCGGCTCCACAACGCGAAGTGGTTTATATGCGTTTTTATCAGCAGATGTCTTTCAAGGACATAGCCGAGTGTACCAATGTGAGCATCAATACGAGTCTGGGAAGAATGCGTTATGCGCTCCTTAACCTCCGCAAGATGGCTAAGGAGCACAATATCTATCTGAATCTTGATTAG
- the rpe gene encoding ribulose-phosphate 3-epimerase, which yields MKTMVSPSLLSANFIDLKSDIEMINKSEADWLHLDVMDGVFVPNISFGFPVIEAVSKVCTKPLDVHFMIQHPENYIEQTAKLGAMMMNVHYETCTHLHRTIQQIHAAGMKAGVTLNPSTPVCVLEDIICDVDMVLLMSVNPGFGGQKFIENTIKKIGRLRQLIKESGSQALIEVDGGVQAETAPRLVKAGVDVLVSGSYVFKSTDPYATIHALKELH from the coding sequence ATGAAAACAATGGTATCCCCTTCATTGCTCTCAGCCAACTTCATTGACCTGAAGAGTGATATAGAGATGATTAACAAGAGTGAGGCCGACTGGCTCCACCTCGATGTGATGGATGGTGTCTTCGTGCCCAACATCTCGTTCGGCTTCCCTGTGATAGAAGCCGTGAGCAAGGTGTGCACCAAGCCCCTCGACGTCCACTTTATGATACAGCACCCGGAAAATTACATTGAGCAGACTGCCAAGCTCGGTGCCATGATGATGAACGTGCACTACGAGACCTGCACCCATCTGCACCGCACCATCCAGCAGATTCATGCAGCAGGCATGAAGGCAGGAGTTACCCTCAACCCTTCTACCCCGGTATGTGTGCTGGAAGACATCATCTGCGATGTAGACATGGTACTTTTGATGAGCGTTAACCCAGGCTTCGGCGGACAGAAATTCATCGAGAACACCATCAAGAAGATAGGCCGTCTGCGCCAGCTCATCAAAGAGAGCGGAAGCCAGGCACTCATCGAGGTAGATGGCGGTGTGCAGGCAGAAACTGCTCCAAGACTGGTGAAAGCCGGAGTAGACGTGCTGGTAAGCGGAAGTTATGTATTCAAGAGCACAGACCCTTATGCTACCATCCATGCCTTGAAAGAACTCCACTAA
- the trpD gene encoding anthranilate phosphoribosyltransferase has translation MEMKDILNRMLNHEELSREETRDIIVGITKSEFPEEQITALLTGLQMRGVTVDELLGFRDGILATGVPAILDCDRYIDVVGTGGDRKNTFNISTTSCFVIAGAGYKVAKHGNYAATSVSGASNVIKNHGVQFTDDIDKLNRSINEAGIVYLHAQLFAKAMKFVGPIRKVLQFPTVFNLLGPLVNPSQPKCQLLGVANLDQMRLYNQVYQKLGIDFGIVNSIDGYDEISLTSDFKVTTNNYEKIFKPQDLGFEIAKPEEVRGGATEEEAKDIFDAVLENRALPAQKNIVLANAAFGIQVMEKGQKSIEECVEIARESIDSGKALATFKKFVEINS, from the coding sequence ATGGAAATGAAGGACATTTTGAACAGAATGTTGAACCACGAGGAACTTTCCCGTGAGGAAACCCGAGACATCATTGTAGGAATCACCAAGAGTGAATTTCCTGAGGAACAGATTACAGCCCTGCTCACCGGTTTGCAGATGAGAGGCGTAACGGTAGATGAACTGCTCGGTTTCCGTGACGGAATTCTTGCCACAGGCGTGCCAGCCATCCTGGATTGCGACCGCTACATTGACGTGGTGGGAACCGGTGGCGACCGCAAGAACACCTTTAACATTTCTACTACTTCCTGCTTCGTTATTGCGGGTGCGGGTTACAAGGTGGCAAAGCACGGCAACTATGCGGCTACTTCGGTGAGCGGTGCCAGCAACGTCATCAAGAACCATGGTGTTCAGTTTACCGATGATATAGATAAGCTGAACCGCAGCATCAACGAGGCAGGCATCGTTTATCTTCATGCCCAGCTCTTCGCCAAGGCAATGAAGTTTGTAGGTCCTATCCGCAAGGTTTTGCAGTTTCCTACCGTGTTCAACTTGTTAGGTCCTCTTGTTAATCCTAGTCAGCCTAAGTGCCAGTTGCTGGGTGTTGCCAATCTCGACCAGATGCGCCTTTACAATCAGGTTTACCAGAAACTAGGCATTGATTTCGGCATTGTTAACAGCATCGACGGATATGATGAAATTTCACTCACCAGCGACTTCAAGGTAACCACCAACAACTATGAGAAGATCTTCAAGCCTCAGGATCTCGGTTTCGAGATAGCCAAACCGGAAGAGGTACGAGGCGGAGCAACCGAGGAAGAGGCTAAGGACATCTTTGATGCAGTGCTTGAAAACCGTGCCCTCCCAGCCCAGAAGAACATCGTTCTCGCCAATGCAGCCTTCGGCATCCAGGTGATGGAGAAGGGTCAGAAGAGCATTGAGGAATGCGTGGAGATAGCAAGAGAGAGCATTGACTCGGGTAAGGCGCTCGCTACCTTCAAGAAGTTCGTAGAGATCAACAGTTAA
- the trpC gene encoding indole-3-glycerol phosphate synthase TrpC has translation MADILEEIVAHKRIEIEQRKRFIQPRQMITLTEQKMQEDGGKVPGGSMKESLMNSETGIIAEFKRKSPSKGWIKQEGKPSIIPFAYQQNGASALSILTDIDYFGGYDEYIQEARHVGVTLPILYKNFVVEEYQLLQARYCGASAVLLIAACLTKEECKQLMNMAHQLGMEVLLEMHNERDFEYAELEPDMYGINNRNLGTFFTDVENSFRLAEKLPKDVCRVSESGISNPQTVLRLREEGGFRGFLMGEQFMKQTDPGVALAEFISKL, from the coding sequence ATGGCTGATATTTTAGAGGAAATTGTGGCTCATAAAAGAATCGAGATTGAGCAGCGCAAGCGCTTTATCCAGCCACGGCAGATGATAACCCTCACCGAGCAGAAAATGCAGGAAGATGGGGGAAAGGTGCCGGGCGGAAGCATGAAGGAGTCGTTGATGAACTCGGAGACGGGAATCATCGCTGAATTCAAGCGCAAATCGCCTTCCAAGGGCTGGATCAAACAGGAAGGTAAGCCGAGCATCATCCCGTTCGCCTACCAGCAGAACGGAGCCTCGGCGCTCAGCATCCTCACCGACATTGATTACTTCGGAGGATATGATGAGTATATTCAGGAGGCGCGCCATGTGGGCGTTACCCTACCTATCTTATATAAGAACTTCGTGGTAGAGGAATACCAGCTGCTGCAGGCGAGATACTGCGGAGCTTCTGCCGTGCTGCTCATTGCGGCCTGCCTGACCAAGGAGGAGTGTAAGCAACTCATGAACATGGCACACCAGCTGGGCATGGAGGTACTGCTCGAGATGCATAATGAGCGCGACTTCGAGTATGCTGAACTGGAACCGGATATGTACGGCATCAACAACCGAAATCTCGGAACCTTCTTTACGGATGTGGAGAACAGCTTCAGATTGGCAGAGAAACTTCCGAAGGATGTGTGCAGGGTGAGCGAGAGTGGCATCTCCAACCCGCAGACGGTTCTCCGGTTGAGAGAAGAAGGCGGCTTCAGAGGTTTCCTGATGGGCGAACAGTTCATGAAACAGACAGACCCGGGCGTAGCGCTTGCAGAATTTATTTCTAAATTATAG
- a CDS encoding phosphoribosylanthranilate isomerase, which translates to MLVKVCGMREPGNVKQVAQLGVDMMGFIFYPKSPRYASHVVARSDADRNVCRVGVFVNDSISNMLDKIHSFSLNAVQMHGSESRELCEQLRAAKGNMKIIKAISVSTAGDIQKYKEYVGAVDYFLFDTKCKTVGGSGQQFDWQVLDEYDGDVPFLLSGGIGPEDASRILSFHHPRCVGIDLNSRFEIEPGLKDVEKLKEFLLKVKR; encoded by the coding sequence ATGTTAGTAAAGGTTTGTGGAATGCGTGAACCTGGTAATGTAAAGCAGGTTGCGCAACTCGGCGTTGATATGATGGGATTTATCTTCTATCCTAAGTCTCCACGGTATGCCAGTCATGTGGTGGCTCGCTCTGATGCTGACCGCAATGTGTGCCGAGTGGGAGTCTTCGTGAATGATTCCATTTCCAATATGTTGGATAAGATTCATTCATTCTCTCTGAATGCGGTGCAGATGCATGGAAGCGAGAGCAGGGAACTGTGTGAGCAGCTGCGTGCAGCAAAGGGGAATATGAAGATAATCAAAGCCATTAGTGTTTCCACTGCTGGGGACATTCAGAAATATAAGGAGTATGTAGGCGCTGTTGACTACTTCCTTTTCGACACCAAATGTAAGACGGTGGGCGGAAGTGGTCAGCAGTTTGACTGGCAGGTACTGGATGAATATGATGGCGATGTTCCATTCCTGTTGAGTGGCGGCATCGGTCCGGAAGATGCTTCCCGCATCCTGTCTTTCCATCATCCCCGATGCGTAGGAATCGACCTCAACTCCAGGTTTGAGATAGAACCGGGACTGAAGGATGTAGAGAAACTCAAGGAATTCCTTTTAAAGGTAAAAAGGTAA
- the trpA gene encoding tryptophan synthase subunit alpha, translated as MNKINALFANNKDRKLLSLYFCAGCPTLEGTGDVIKAMERKGIDMIEVGIPFSDPLADGPVIQSAGTVALKNGMTVKKLFAQLKEIKNEVQLPLVLMGYLNPIMHYGIEAFFKSCVESGVSGTIIPDLPFDDYLKVVNPIADKYDIRVIMMITPETSEERIRFIDEHTDGFIYMVSSASITGAQSSFGDAKLAYFNHINGMNLRNPRMIGFGISNKQTLTSAQDNAAGAIIGSKFVTLLNETGDPDKALDGLFECLEK; from the coding sequence ATGAATAAGATAAATGCATTATTTGCAAACAATAAAGACCGCAAGCTTTTGAGCTTGTATTTCTGCGCCGGATGCCCAACTTTGGAAGGTACCGGAGATGTAATTAAGGCGATGGAGCGCAAGGGGATAGATATGATTGAGGTAGGAATCCCTTTCAGTGATCCGTTGGCTGATGGTCCTGTTATCCAGAGTGCCGGAACCGTGGCTCTGAAGAACGGAATGACGGTGAAGAAACTCTTCGCTCAGTTGAAGGAAATCAAGAATGAAGTGCAGCTTCCACTCGTGCTGATGGGATACCTGAACCCTATCATGCACTACGGCATTGAGGCTTTCTTCAAGAGCTGCGTAGAGAGCGGAGTGAGCGGTACCATCATCCCAGACCTTCCTTTTGATGATTATCTGAAGGTGGTGAACCCCATTGCCGACAAGTATGACATCCGTGTCATCATGATGATTACCCCTGAAACCAGTGAGGAGCGCATCCGTTTCATCGATGAGCATACCGATGGATTCATCTACATGGTCAGTTCGGCAAGTATCACGGGCGCCCAGAGCAGTTTCGGCGATGCCAAGCTGGCTTATTTCAACCACATCAACGGCATGAACCTGCGCAACCCACGCATGATTGGTTTCGGCATCAGCAACAAGCAGACCCTTACCAGTGCGCAGGATAATGCGGCGGGAGCCATCATCGGTAGCAAGTTTGTAACCCTGCTCAATGAAACCGGTGATCCGGATAAGGCTTTAGATGGGCTTTTTGAGTGCCTCGAAAAGTAG
- the trpB gene encoding tryptophan synthase subunit beta, producing MYQVDEKGFFGKFGGAYVPEILYKCVTELQQAYKPIIESEEFKKEYRALLKDYVGRPSPLYYAKRMSEKYGCQLYLKREDLNHTGAHKINNTIGQILMAKKMGKTRIIAETGAGQHGVATATVCALMNMKCEIFMGATDVERQHTNVERMKMLGAKVNPVRTGNMTLSDACSEAIRDWCCHPQDTFYIVGSTMGPHPYPDIVAKMQSVISEELKWQLEEKIGRNYPDYLIACVGGGSNAAGTIYHYIDDDRVKIYLAEAAGHGIDTDYTAATMHCGTEGIIHGARTLVMQTEDGQIEEAFTISAGLDYPGIGPMHADLATSGRSHVLAIKDDEAIYAGYELTRMEGIIPAIESAHAVAALKKMKFKKDDVVVLTVSGRGDKDVETYLAHKEMAGEYGNF from the coding sequence ATGTATCAAGTTGACGAAAAAGGATTTTTTGGAAAATTCGGAGGAGCGTATGTTCCTGAGATATTATATAAATGTGTAACCGAGTTGCAGCAGGCTTACAAGCCAATCATTGAGAGCGAGGAGTTCAAGAAGGAATACCGTGCGCTGCTGAAAGATTATGTGGGCCGTCCTTCACCTCTTTATTATGCCAAGCGCATGAGCGAGAAGTACGGATGCCAGCTCTATCTGAAGCGCGAGGACCTGAACCATACCGGTGCACACAAAATTAACAACACCATCGGTCAGATTCTCATGGCCAAGAAGATGGGCAAGACCCGCATCATTGCCGAAACCGGAGCCGGACAGCACGGTGTGGCTACAGCTACGGTATGCGCTCTGATGAACATGAAGTGTGAGATTTTCATGGGTGCCACCGATGTGGAACGCCAGCATACCAACGTAGAGCGTATGAAGATGCTGGGAGCCAAGGTGAACCCTGTGCGCACCGGCAACATGACGCTGAGCGATGCCTGCTCTGAGGCCATACGCGACTGGTGCTGCCACCCACAGGATACCTTCTACATCGTAGGTTCTACCATGGGTCCGCACCCTTATCCAGACATTGTTGCCAAGATGCAGAGCGTAATAAGCGAAGAACTGAAATGGCAGCTTGAGGAGAAGATAGGCCGCAACTATCCTGATTACCTCATCGCCTGCGTGGGTGGCGGAAGCAACGCTGCCGGAACCATCTACCACTACATTGATGATGACCGCGTGAAGATATATCTGGCTGAGGCTGCCGGACACGGAATAGATACCGATTATACCGCTGCCACCATGCACTGCGGCACAGAAGGCATCATCCACGGAGCACGCACCCTCGTGATGCAGACCGAGGACGGACAGATTGAGGAAGCCTTCACCATCAGTGCCGGTCTCGACTATCCGGGCATCGGCCCTATGCACGCCGACCTTGCCACATCGGGCAGGAGCCATGTGCTCGCCATTAAGGACGATGAGGCCATCTACGCCGGTTACGAGCTCACCCGCATGGAGGGCATCATTCCGGCTATTGAGAGTGCACACGCCGTGGCAGCCCTGAAGAAGATGAAGTTCAAGAAGGATGATGTGGTGGTGCTCACCGTATCAGGCCGTGGCGACAAGGATGTAGAAACCTATCTCGCGCACAAGGAAATGGCGGGAGAGTACGGAAATTTTTAA
- a CDS encoding anthranilate synthase component I family protein — MKFNYKTVTRKILADLYTPVGVYMRLRDIYPQSALMESSDYHGSENSRSFIGVHPLASIAVSHGEVIKTYPDGRVEKELLPAFGAGQGEECKLAISKSINDFISSFHVEGESKEFCGLYGFTTFNAVRYFENIPVKDTTMEKNDAPDIYYIMYKDIIVFDHFNNTMELIALQESEDPHSSLPELDELLKAVNKANVKPYDFHPVGDTTSTLTDEEHKANIRRCIQHCLRGDVFQIVVSRRFVQKYEGDDFKLYRALRSINPSPYLFYFDFGGFRIFGSSPETHNRIVGNKAFIDPIAGTTRRTGDMEQDRKAAEFLRNDPKENAEHVMLVDLARNDLSRNCHGVKVDFYKDMQFYSHVIHLVSRVSGELDEHADHIKEFIDTFPAGTLSGAPKVRAMQIISKLEPHNRGAYGGCIGFIGLNGDLNQAIVIRTFISRNGELWFQAGSGVVAKSNDEYELEECNNKLGALTKAIHIAEKL, encoded by the coding sequence ATGAAGTTTAATTACAAGACAGTTACCCGCAAGATTCTCGCCGACCTCTATACGCCGGTGGGAGTCTACATGCGACTGAGAGATATTTATCCGCAGTCGGCTTTGATGGAGAGTTCCGACTATCATGGCTCCGAGAATTCGCGCTCCTTCATCGGTGTGCATCCGCTGGCAAGCATCGCCGTGAGTCATGGTGAGGTCATCAAGACCTATCCCGACGGAAGAGTAGAGAAAGAGCTGCTTCCTGCCTTCGGCGCCGGTCAGGGCGAGGAGTGCAAACTCGCCATCTCAAAGAGTATCAACGACTTCATCTCTTCCTTCCATGTAGAGGGCGAGAGCAAGGAGTTCTGCGGACTCTACGGATTCACCACCTTCAATGCGGTGAGATATTTTGAGAACATCCCTGTCAAGGATACTACCATGGAGAAGAATGATGCGCCCGATATCTATTACATCATGTATAAGGACATCATCGTCTTCGACCATTTCAACAACACCATGGAGCTCATTGCGCTCCAGGAAAGTGAAGATCCTCACTCTTCACTTCCAGAGCTCGACGAACTGCTCAAGGCGGTGAACAAGGCAAATGTGAAGCCTTACGATTTCCACCCGGTAGGCGATACCACCTCTACGCTCACCGATGAGGAGCACAAGGCGAATATACGCCGTTGCATACAGCACTGTTTGCGCGGAGATGTATTCCAGATTGTGGTGAGCCGCCGCTTCGTACAGAAATATGAGGGCGATGATTTCAAACTCTACCGTGCGTTGCGCAGCATCAACCCTTCGCCTTACCTCTTCTATTTCGACTTCGGCGGTTTCCGCATCTTCGGTTCTTCGCCTGAAACCCATAACCGCATCGTGGGCAACAAGGCGTTCATTGACCCGATTGCCGGAACCACCCGACGCACAGGAGATATGGAGCAGGACCGCAAGGCTGCCGAATTCCTGCGCAACGACCCGAAGGAGAATGCCGAGCACGTTATGCTGGTAGACCTGGCGCGCAATGATCTGAGCCGCAATTGTCATGGGGTGAAAGTAGATTTCTACAAGGACATGCAGTTCTACAGTCATGTTATCCATCTCGTGAGCCGTGTGAGTGGAGAGTTGGATGAGCATGCCGACCACATCAAGGAGTTTATTGATACCTTCCCTGCCGGCACGCTGAGCGGTGCGCCTAAGGTGAGAGCGATGCAGATTATATCAAAGCTGGAGCCTCACAACCGCGGTGCCTACGGAGGCTGTATCGGCTTCATCGGTCTGAACGGCGACCTGAATCAGGCCATCGTGATACGTACCTTCATTAGCCGAAACGGCGAGCTCTGGTTCCAGGCGGGTAGTGGAGTAGTGGCAAAGAGCAATGATGAGTATGAGCTAGAAGAGTGTAACAACAAGCTCGGTGCACTGACCAAGGCGATTCACATTGCAGAGAAGCTCTAA
- a CDS encoding anthranilate synthase component II, translated as MKVVIIDNYDSFTYNLAHLVKELGAAVTVFRNDQFQLPELERFDKIILSPGPGIPSEAGLLMDVIRKYAGRKPMLGVCLGHQAIGEAFGAKLTNLSEVYHGVATPCTQFGNDVIFDGLDKRIEIGRYHSWVVDRSGFPDCLDVTAVSDDGCIMGLKHKNYDIHGIQFHPESVLTPDGKKMVKNWLEKA; from the coding sequence ATGAAAGTAGTAATCATAGATAATTACGATTCCTTTACCTATAATCTTGCCCATCTGGTAAAGGAGTTGGGAGCTGCCGTTACGGTGTTCCGCAACGACCAGTTCCAGTTGCCGGAGCTGGAGCGCTTCGACAAGATCATTCTGAGTCCGGGTCCGGGCATTCCGTCGGAGGCGGGACTGCTGATGGATGTTATCCGCAAGTATGCAGGCCGCAAGCCGATGCTGGGCGTATGCCTGGGTCATCAGGCTATAGGCGAGGCGTTTGGAGCCAAGCTTACCAATCTTTCTGAGGTGTATCATGGAGTGGCAACCCCTTGCACCCAGTTTGGCAACGATGTTATTTTCGACGGGTTGGACAAGCGCATAGAGATTGGCAGATACCACTCTTGGGTGGTAGACCGCTCGGGATTCCCTGACTGCCTGGACGTTACGGCGGTAAGCGATGATGGTTGCATCATGGGTCTGAAGCATAAGAACTATGATATTCATGGTATCCAGTTTCATCCGGAAAGCGTGCTGACGCCAGACGGCAAGAAGATGGTGAAAAACTGGTTGGAAAAAGCTTAA